The Pontibacillus halophilus JSM 076056 = DSM 19796 genomic sequence CCGAACCGCGCGCAGTATACAGTCATGTGCTATGAAAATGGAGGAACGGTGGATGATTTAATCGTCTATAAATATTCTGATAGCAGTTATTTACTTGTTGTGAACGCAGCAAATACAGACAAAGACTTTCAATGGGTTAACAAGCATGCACCAAGTGATGTGAGTGTTCAAGATGTTTCAGGAGACTATGTTCAACTTGCTTTACAAGGGCCGAAAGCTGAGGCAATCTTGCAACGGTTAACAGATACAAAGCTTGATGAAATTAAATTCTTCCGCTTTGAACCACAAGTCACTTTCCATGGAGTAAATGGAACTGCGCTTGTCTCTCGAACTGGGTATACAGGAGAAGATGGGTTTGAAATCTATCTTTCTCCAGAAGGTGGTCAAAAGTTGTGGGATGCAATTCTCGCTGAGGGAGAGACAGAAGGAGTGGTTCCTGTTGGTCTAGGAGCAAGGGATACGCTTCGTTTTGAAGCAAACCTAGCGCTATATGGCCAAGAGCTTAGCAGTGAAATTACGCCTATTGAAGCCGGAATCGGTTTTGCAGTTAAGACGGATGGTGATGAAGAATTTATTGGCAAGTCTGTCTTGAAAGAACAAAAAGACAACGGGGCTAAAAGAAAGTTAGTTGGCATTGAAATGATCGATAAAGGTATTCCTAGGAACGGGTATGCTGTGTTCGTTGGGGAGGAAGAGATTGGGTTTGTAACTTCAGGCACTCAATCCCCGACTCTCAAGAAGAATGTTGGATTGGCTCTTATTCAAGCTCCGTATGCAGAGTTAGGAAATGAAGTGACTGTTCAAGTTCGTAAGCGTAAGTTGCAGGCGCAAATTGTACGTACACCATTTTACAAACGAAATAAGTAAAGGGAGGGTATTCAATGGGGTTTCGTTATTTACCAATGACAGATAAAGACCGAAGAGCGATGTTAGAGGAGATTGGTGTCGAGTCGACGGATGAACTATTTGCTGATATCCCTGAAGATGTTCGATATAAAGGGGAGCTAAAGATAAAGCCCGCATTAAGTGAGCCGGTCTTAACGAAAGAACTTTCAAGATTAGCGAATCAGAATGCGAATACAAAGGAATATACGTCGTTTCTTGGAGCGGGAGTGTACGATCACTACATTCCTTCAATTGTCAATCATGTTATCTCACGTTCAGAATTCTATACAGCCTACACCCCTTACCAACCGGAAATTTCACAAGGGGAGCTTCAGGCCATATTTGAGTTCCAGACAATGGTGGCACAGTTAACGGGAATGGATGTTGCCAATTCGTCTATGTATGACGGTGGGACGGCATTAGCAGAAGCCGTAACGCTTAGTGCGGGACATACGAAGCGTTCGAAAGTGTTGGTGTCACGAGCGGTGCACCCAGAGTCTATTCAAGTCATTGAAACCTACGCGTACGCACAAGACCTTGAGCTTGTATATATCGACCTTATAGATGGGAAGACAGACCTTCAACATCTAAAGGCTGAGTTAGACGAAGATACAGCTGGAGTTGTGGTGCAATATCCGAACTTCTATGGAGTAATTGAACCGTTGGCTGATGTGAAAGAAGCGTTAGAACAACAAGACAAGACCATGATGATTGTATCAAGCAATCCCCTTTCCCTAGGCTATTTAACTCCACCAGGTCACATGGGAGCTGACATTGTAGTAGGAGATACACAAGTATTTGGTATACCGGCTCAATTTGGTGGACCTCATTGTGGGTATTTCGCTACGACGAAGAAGCTCATGCGTAAAGTACCAGGTCGCCTAGTGGGTCAGACGGTAGACGAAGAAGGACGCCGAGGATTTGTCCTAACGTTACAAGCTCGGGAGCAGCACATTCGTCGAGACAAAGCTACGTCTAATATTTGCTCAAACCAAGCATTGAATGCGTTGGCTACGTCGGTGGCCCTATCTGCATTAGGCAAGAACGGAATAAAAGAGATGGCTTACCAAAGCATGCAGAAAGCACGATTTGCTAAGACGAAATTAGTAGAAGCAGGCGTACCTGTTGTGTATAATGATGCCTATTTCAATGAGTTTGTGGTCGATCTTGGAAAGGATGTTGCCGATGTGAACAAGGTGTTGCTTGAGAAAGGCATCATTGGTGGGTTTGACCTTGGTCAAGTAGACCAACATCTTTCCACACAAATGCTCATAGCCGTGACCGAATTACGTACGAGAGATGAAATTGAAACTTTAGCAAAGGAATTGGGGGATGTATATGCAAACAGAAAACTATCCACTCCTATTTGAGCGTAGCGAGCCTGGACGAATCGGGTATAGTCTTCCAGAATTAGACGTGCCAGAAGTGGGCCTTGAAGTAGAAGAGGTCTACGTGCGAAAAGAAGCCCCGCTGCTTCCTGAGGTAAGTGAACTTCAAATTATGCGTCATTATACAGGGTTATCAAACCGAAATCATGGTGTAGATTCTGGCTTTTATCCACTGGGTTCTTGTACGATGAAATACAATCCGAAAGTCAATGAAGACGTCGCGCGATATGCAGGATTTAGTCATATTCATCCTTACCAACCAGCTGAATCGGTGCAGGGAGCTATGGCGCTTATGTATGATTTGCAAACTTCATTAGAAGAGATTACCGGAATGGAAACAGTAACGTTGCAGCCAGCTGCGGGAGCTCAAGGAGAATGGACTGGGTTATTAATGATTCGTGCGTTCCATGAGTCAAATGGGGATCACAATCGAACGAAGGTCATTGTTCCAGACTCTGCACATGGAACGAACCCAGCTTCTGCGACGGTTGCTGGCTTTGAGGCTGTAACGGTTAAATCGAACGAACGAGGACTTGTTGATTTAGAGGACTTAAGAAGAGTGGTCGGACCTGATACGGCTGCTTTAATGCTAACCAATCCGAACACACTCGGATTATTTGAAGAGCATATTATAGAAATGGCCTCTATCGTACATGAGGCTGGAGGAAAGCTTTATTATGATGGCGCCAATTTAAATGCGATTCTTGGCTATGCAAGACCAGGCGACATGGGCTTTGATGTCGTA encodes the following:
- the gcvT gene encoding glycine cleavage system aminomethyltransferase GcvT, which gives rise to MTTLKRTPLFERYKQKGAKTVDFGGWEMPVQFSSILEEHEATRTKAGLFDVSHMGEIHVSGAGAEDFLQSLLTNDIKKLTPNRAQYTVMCYENGGTVDDLIVYKYSDSSYLLVVNAANTDKDFQWVNKHAPSDVSVQDVSGDYVQLALQGPKAEAILQRLTDTKLDEIKFFRFEPQVTFHGVNGTALVSRTGYTGEDGFEIYLSPEGGQKLWDAILAEGETEGVVPVGLGARDTLRFEANLALYGQELSSEITPIEAGIGFAVKTDGDEEFIGKSVLKEQKDNGAKRKLVGIEMIDKGIPRNGYAVFVGEEEIGFVTSGTQSPTLKKNVGLALIQAPYAELGNEVTVQVRKRKLQAQIVRTPFYKRNK
- the gcvPA gene encoding aminomethyl-transferring glycine dehydrogenase subunit GcvPA, translated to MGFRYLPMTDKDRRAMLEEIGVESTDELFADIPEDVRYKGELKIKPALSEPVLTKELSRLANQNANTKEYTSFLGAGVYDHYIPSIVNHVISRSEFYTAYTPYQPEISQGELQAIFEFQTMVAQLTGMDVANSSMYDGGTALAEAVTLSAGHTKRSKVLVSRAVHPESIQVIETYAYAQDLELVYIDLIDGKTDLQHLKAELDEDTAGVVVQYPNFYGVIEPLADVKEALEQQDKTMMIVSSNPLSLGYLTPPGHMGADIVVGDTQVFGIPAQFGGPHCGYFATTKKLMRKVPGRLVGQTVDEEGRRGFVLTLQAREQHIRRDKATSNICSNQALNALATSVALSALGKNGIKEMAYQSMQKARFAKTKLVEAGVPVVYNDAYFNEFVVDLGKDVADVNKVLLEKGIIGGFDLGQVDQHLSTQMLIAVTELRTRDEIETLAKELGDVYANRKLSTPI
- the gcvPB gene encoding aminomethyl-transferring glycine dehydrogenase subunit GcvPB, whose amino-acid sequence is MQTENYPLLFERSEPGRIGYSLPELDVPEVGLEVEEVYVRKEAPLLPEVSELQIMRHYTGLSNRNHGVDSGFYPLGSCTMKYNPKVNEDVARYAGFSHIHPYQPAESVQGAMALMYDLQTSLEEITGMETVTLQPAAGAQGEWTGLLMIRAFHESNGDHNRTKVIVPDSAHGTNPASATVAGFEAVTVKSNERGLVDLEDLRRVVGPDTAALMLTNPNTLGLFEEHIIEMASIVHEAGGKLYYDGANLNAILGYARPGDMGFDVVHLNLHKTFTGPHGGGGPGSGPVGVKKDLVPYLPKPLLVKENDAYIFDSNRPQSIGRVKPFYGNFGINVRAYTYIRTMGPDGLKQVSENAVLNANYLMRQLQKDFDLPFDQHCKHEFVLSGKRQKKLGVRTLDMAKRLLDFGYHPPTIYFPLNVEEAMMIEPTETEAKETLDSFIEAMRQIASEAEHQPEVVQEAPHTTVISRLDETTAARKPVLTYQPDA